A genome region from Cerasicoccus sp. TK19100 includes the following:
- the hisC gene encoding histidinol-phosphate transaminase produces MQYTDLVRPDVLKQPIYEPGKPIEYVAREYGLEAASILKLASNENPLGPSPMGIEAATKALREAHLYPDGGCWKLREALSTKFDLATDQFIITNGSNEFMTLLCQAFCGPGDEAVMGAQSFIAFKIGVLLAGAKPVEVAMPDMRHDLEAMLAAITDKTKLVYLPCPNNPTGDCHTQAVLEDFIDRLPDHVIFCFDEAYAEYSDDAPDLRPLIARGKKVVCCRTFSKIYGLAAFRVGYAYGHAELMSLLNRVRAPFNVNSIAQAAATAALRDHDHVARAKQVNDAGLKQLAEGFRELGLEYRTEGGNFALIKVENAGQMFETLQQEGIIVRPLKPYLLTKHIRVTVGTETQNARLLSCLRGILKGDKSDASSDERPPR; encoded by the coding sequence ATGCAATACACAGACCTAGTCCGACCCGACGTCCTCAAGCAACCGATCTACGAGCCCGGCAAACCTATCGAATACGTGGCGCGTGAGTATGGGCTGGAGGCGGCGTCGATCCTCAAGCTCGCCTCCAATGAAAACCCGCTGGGCCCCTCGCCAATGGGGATTGAAGCCGCGACAAAAGCCCTGCGCGAGGCCCACCTTTACCCCGACGGCGGGTGCTGGAAACTGCGCGAGGCGCTGTCCACGAAGTTCGATCTGGCGACGGACCAATTTATCATCACGAACGGCTCCAACGAATTCATGACGCTGCTTTGCCAGGCCTTTTGTGGGCCCGGCGATGAGGCCGTGATGGGCGCGCAGAGCTTTATCGCGTTCAAGATCGGGGTGCTCCTGGCTGGGGCGAAACCGGTCGAAGTCGCCATGCCCGATATGCGGCACGACCTGGAGGCCATGCTCGCGGCGATCACCGACAAGACCAAGCTCGTCTACCTGCCGTGCCCCAACAACCCTACCGGCGATTGCCATACTCAGGCCGTGCTGGAGGACTTTATCGACCGCCTGCCGGACCACGTCATTTTCTGCTTTGACGAAGCCTATGCCGAATATTCTGACGACGCGCCGGACCTGCGTCCGCTCATCGCGCGGGGTAAAAAAGTAGTCTGCTGCCGGACGTTTTCCAAGATTTACGGCCTCGCCGCCTTCCGCGTGGGCTATGCCTACGGCCATGCCGAGCTGATGTCTTTGCTCAACCGCGTGCGCGCGCCGTTTAACGTCAACTCGATTGCCCAGGCGGCCGCGACGGCGGCTCTGCGCGACCATGATCACGTGGCTCGCGCCAAGCAGGTCAACGACGCCGGCCTGAAGCAGCTGGCCGAGGGATTCCGCGAACTGGGCTTGGAATACCGGACCGAGGGCGGGAATTTCGCACTGATAAAGGTTGAAAACGCGGGTCAAATGTTTGAGACCTTACAGCAGGAAGGAATTATTGTTCGTCCGTTGAAACCATATCTGCTAACTAAACACATCCGGGTTACCGTCGGCACGGAGACGCAAAATGCGCGTCTGTTGTCATGCCTGCGCGGTATTCTCAAGGGGGATAAGTCGGACGCCTCCTCGGATGAGCGTCCACCACGGTGA
- a CDS encoding hemolysin family protein has product MKTTLTEFLILGGALVCLLLVNALLVACEISLIKLRYADPDEFDLGKLRSRKRVSYLLNQTDWAAPVMRFGIMAVTIALGLVLFPMLGFAMQEVAFFHEQPGATIKALIAFLVAASVVSICGFLIPRAFALSDPIRALRLSSWFIIGIVAIVLPWFKLLRTVAKRIVTLMGLKFEHDFNVLDFEVQIRALAEDDEPPSPYQRKLLRNSLRLRDLEVSDVILPRNQVQLFDLENSVEENLALAREAGHTRFPLCDGDLDRCVGLIHIKDLFRYPGDLKAVNLRKIARKIERFNANTKLEEALQRMLAQKIHMALVSDEFGGALGVVTLETILEELVGEIDDEFDIPESEDFTQTGPDEYLVDGLMAIHDLEEELDVQIETDDVSTVGGLITNELGRIPEADETLTLNEYGLEITVKEVDERRVLSAAVKKIPVVADED; this is encoded by the coding sequence GTGAAGACGACTTTAACGGAATTTCTAATTCTAGGCGGCGCTTTAGTCTGCCTGCTTTTGGTTAACGCACTGCTGGTTGCCTGCGAGATCAGCCTGATCAAGCTCCGTTATGCGGACCCGGATGAGTTCGATCTCGGTAAACTACGCTCACGCAAACGCGTCAGTTACCTGCTGAACCAGACGGACTGGGCGGCACCGGTCATGCGCTTTGGCATCATGGCCGTCACGATTGCACTCGGGCTGGTGCTGTTCCCGATGCTGGGCTTCGCCATGCAGGAGGTGGCATTTTTCCACGAGCAGCCGGGTGCGACGATCAAGGCGCTCATTGCCTTTCTGGTGGCGGCGTCGGTCGTGAGCATTTGTGGCTTTTTGATACCGCGCGCCTTTGCGCTGTCCGATCCGATTCGCGCGTTGCGGCTCTCTTCGTGGTTTATCATCGGCATCGTGGCGATTGTCTTGCCGTGGTTTAAGCTGCTGCGGACAGTGGCCAAGCGGATCGTTACGCTGATGGGGCTGAAGTTTGAACACGACTTCAACGTGCTGGACTTCGAGGTGCAAATCCGCGCCTTGGCCGAAGACGACGAACCGCCCTCGCCCTACCAGCGCAAGCTACTTCGCAACAGCCTGCGTCTGCGTGACCTGGAGGTGTCGGACGTGATTTTGCCGCGCAATCAGGTGCAGCTTTTCGACTTGGAAAACTCGGTGGAGGAAAACCTCGCGCTTGCCCGTGAGGCCGGCCACACCCGTTTCCCGCTCTGCGATGGCGACCTCGACCGCTGCGTCGGACTCATCCACATTAAGGACCTCTTCCGCTACCCGGGCGACCTCAAGGCGGTCAACCTCCGCAAGATCGCGCGCAAAATCGAGCGCTTCAATGCGAATACCAAGCTCGAAGAAGCCCTGCAGCGCATGCTCGCGCAAAAAATACACATGGCGCTTGTGAGCGATGAGTTCGGGGGCGCGCTGGGGGTCGTGACCCTGGAAACCATTCTGGAAGAACTCGTCGGCGAAATCGATGACGAGTTCGACATCCCCGAAAGCGAAGACTTCACCCAGACCGGCCCCGACGAATATTTGGTCGACGGCTTGATGGCGATTCACGACCTGGAGGAAGAACTCGACGTGCAGATTGAGACCGATGATGTCTCCACCGTCGGCGGCTTAATCACGAACGAACTCGGTCGCATTCCCGAGGCGGACGAGACCCTTACGCTTAATGAATACGGCCTTGAGATCACGGTGAAGGAAGTCGACGAGCGCCGCGTGCTCTCGGCCGCCGTGAAAAAAATCCCCGTCGTGGCCGACGAGGATTGA
- a CDS encoding SPFH domain-containing protein has translation MKYIRSGALGVIAAMLAVFVMFALFMIRLEPGEVGVRTQQYAFLGKKGVQAEDYGPGWHRNLPMLDNWNVFDSTVQTTEFTTQEERAEQRVRYSLFRLSSSTLPPDGPERIELKLKDGYTIQLDVTVKYRPKPGEVHQLYKAFNTEERYKGIVRDQVQNTLRNVFGTMRTEEFYLPDVRRSKTESAEGDLHSELDRNHIELIALLVRDITFDKSYERKILDKKLADQDVELNKSRAIAEEKKGETNKIVAETEAMVRVIEEEKKAEQLRLKADTDKQVAEIQAEAEVTVARTQADADLYAQELLAKGMLLEREAKAEGERLRAAAVKGSGGKNLVALEAINNLNLGDMTISTLAVPLLDVDQMVNQMGAASAEN, from the coding sequence ATGAAATATATCAGAAGTGGAGCCCTTGGGGTGATCGCCGCGATGCTGGCGGTGTTTGTTATGTTTGCCCTGTTTATGATCCGGCTGGAGCCGGGCGAAGTGGGTGTGCGCACGCAGCAATACGCCTTCCTAGGCAAGAAGGGCGTGCAGGCCGAGGACTACGGGCCCGGCTGGCACCGCAACCTGCCCATGCTCGACAATTGGAACGTATTCGACTCCACCGTGCAGACCACGGAATTTACCACGCAGGAAGAGCGCGCAGAGCAACGCGTGCGCTATTCACTGTTTCGCCTCAGCTCATCCACGCTTCCGCCCGATGGCCCGGAGCGCATCGAGCTGAAGCTGAAGGACGGCTATACGATCCAACTCGACGTCACCGTGAAGTACCGGCCCAAGCCCGGCGAAGTGCATCAGCTCTACAAGGCGTTTAACACCGAAGAGCGCTACAAAGGCATCGTCCGCGACCAGGTGCAGAACACGCTGCGCAATGTATTTGGCACCATGCGCACCGAGGAGTTTTATCTGCCGGATGTGCGCCGCTCAAAAACCGAAAGCGCTGAGGGCGACCTGCATTCCGAACTCGACCGCAACCACATCGAGCTCATTGCGCTGCTAGTGCGCGACATCACTTTCGACAAATCTTACGAGCGCAAGATTCTCGATAAGAAACTGGCCGACCAGGATGTAGAGCTAAATAAGTCTCGCGCAATCGCCGAGGAAAAGAAAGGCGAGACGAACAAGATCGTTGCCGAAACCGAAGCGATGGTCCGCGTCATTGAGGAAGAGAAGAAGGCGGAGCAACTGCGCCTCAAGGCAGACACCGACAAGCAGGTCGCCGAGATCCAGGCAGAGGCCGAAGTAACCGTTGCCAGGACACAGGCCGACGCCGACCTCTACGCCCAAGAGCTGCTGGCCAAAGGCATGCTCCTGGAACGCGAAGCCAAGGCCGAAGGCGAGCGTCTGCGCGCGGCTGCGGTCAAGGGCAGTGGCGGGAAAAACCTCGTCGCGCTGGAGGCGATTAACAACTTGAATCTCGGCGACATGACCATCTCAACGCTCGCCGTGCCGTTGCTCGATGTGGACCAAATGGTTAACCAAATGGGTGCTGCTTCTGCCGAAAATTAA
- a CDS encoding SPFH domain-containing protein → MSYQSIPPRLPRRNGVLRHFSGTIILVLVAIFMLAIAALFTVRVQKVGGTEIGVKVNNLSGGITVIPESGTYIYNGFINSFFLLDTTVQRLEMTADTTRSNRDTRDDLRIKTIDGSDVFLDLTINYQIRRDKIEEVVNTSGLGDAYKVKWVRDYARSVSRTVFGEMTTEQFYDASVRNEKALKTEVEMNGLLKPFGIEVTRVIAEKFRFHPEYEDKIRAKKLADQEVEEQMSKANAAKQNQIFRTVEATKKKDVIIATFEGQMRQLIVQAEAEANKAIKGAEAYAIQTERGADASFYTQEQNAKAILAQGKAQAQATEVMAQALEGEGGRNLVKMAYADRLKGMNLTGQPFTISGETERFTTVDEAAAANKVKKDQSK, encoded by the coding sequence ATGTCATACCAATCCATTCCACCCCGCCTGCCCCGCCGCAACGGCGTGCTCCGGCACTTCAGCGGCACCATTATCCTGGTGCTCGTTGCGATCTTCATGCTCGCCATTGCCGCGCTGTTTACCGTGCGCGTGCAGAAAGTTGGCGGCACCGAAATCGGCGTCAAAGTTAATAACCTGAGCGGCGGCATCACCGTGATCCCCGAGTCCGGCACCTATATTTACAACGGCTTTATCAACAGCTTCTTCCTGCTCGATACCACGGTGCAGCGGCTTGAAATGACGGCTGACACCACCCGTAGCAATCGCGACACCCGCGACGACCTGCGCATTAAAACCATCGACGGCAGCGATGTCTTCCTGGACCTCACGATCAATTACCAAATCCGCCGCGATAAGATCGAGGAGGTGGTCAACACCAGCGGTCTTGGCGACGCTTACAAGGTAAAGTGGGTGCGCGACTATGCGCGATCGGTTAGCCGCACCGTCTTTGGCGAAATGACCACGGAGCAGTTTTACGACGCATCTGTCCGCAACGAAAAGGCGCTGAAGACCGAAGTTGAGATGAACGGCTTGCTTAAGCCGTTTGGCATTGAGGTGACGCGTGTCATCGCGGAGAAGTTCCGCTTTCACCCGGAATACGAAGATAAGATTCGCGCTAAGAAACTGGCCGACCAGGAAGTCGAGGAACAGATGTCCAAGGCCAACGCCGCGAAGCAAAACCAAATCTTCCGCACCGTTGAAGCCACGAAAAAGAAAGACGTGATCATCGCCACATTCGAGGGGCAGATGCGCCAGCTGATCGTGCAAGCCGAGGCCGAAGCGAACAAAGCAATCAAGGGTGCCGAAGCCTATGCGATCCAAACCGAACGCGGAGCCGATGCGTCATTCTACACACAGGAGCAGAACGCCAAGGCGATCCTCGCGCAGGGCAAAGCCCAGGCACAGGCAACCGAGGTCATGGCGCAAGCACTTGAAGGCGAAGGCGGCCGCAACCTCGTCAAGATGGCCTACGCCGACCGCCTCAAAGGCATGAATCTCACCGGCCAGCCGTTCACCATCAGCGGGGAAACCGAGCGCTTCACCACCGTGGATGAAGCCGCCGCCGCGAACAAAGTGAAGAAAGATCAAAGTAAGTAA
- the menD gene encoding 2-succinyl-5-enolpyruvyl-6-hydroxy-3-cyclohexene-1-carboxylic-acid synthase: MHPLLRANRNTVWAGLIVESLVRCGLRRAVISPGSRSTPLTIAFALDDRIEATPILDERSASFFALGCAKTSGEPVALVCTSGTAVANYLPAVIEAHYSGAPLIVLTADRPPELRDCAAGQAIDQVKIFGDYAHYYHELGLPPVTRQLDERHAYLVRMITHSCTVATTLQPGPVHLNIPFREPLAPVDGVLGGPFPAIDFKKLPLAPPVVNINAKTPLEELPFADREDLIVVAGPPETRYTEDDWRNLAQLCNAKSWPLLADTSTGLRGLGEHCETLIAGYDAILRDVVKRHELRPGAVLFVGQLPTSKVLRSFLRECSLLPSWRLSPGKLNLNSSYAPIQTIPLRPSQLTLSDKVKSRTPLAEKWLAAENAQQRDFKHFFRDCGHLFEAKLTPVLANTLPKGTPIFVASSMPIRDIEFFWPINKKEHAFTVNRGANGIDGTLSTALGMAQASGKPGVLITGDLAFLHDQNGLLTAPEFTGSLTVFLVNNNGGGIFEKLAISDFEPPFERFFATPQKVDFAKLAAAHGIAHHAPKTWDDLKALARKLPKQGIQIIELTTDRKADMKQRGELLGPA, from the coding sequence ATGCACCCTCTACTGCGCGCCAACCGCAACACCGTATGGGCCGGACTCATCGTAGAATCCCTGGTCCGCTGCGGCCTGCGCCGCGCCGTCATCAGCCCAGGCTCGCGCTCCACTCCATTGACCATCGCCTTTGCGCTGGACGACCGTATCGAGGCCACACCGATTCTCGACGAGCGTAGCGCCTCGTTTTTCGCGCTCGGCTGTGCCAAGACATCTGGCGAACCAGTGGCGCTGGTCTGCACTTCCGGCACTGCCGTTGCCAACTATTTACCCGCTGTCATCGAGGCCCACTACAGCGGCGCACCCCTGATCGTGCTGACTGCCGACCGCCCCCCCGAGCTGCGCGACTGCGCCGCCGGACAAGCGATCGACCAGGTAAAAATCTTTGGCGACTACGCGCACTACTACCACGAGCTCGGCCTGCCCCCAGTAACCAGACAGCTCGACGAGCGCCACGCCTACCTCGTGCGCATGATCACGCATAGCTGTACCGTGGCGACGACTCTTCAGCCTGGCCCGGTGCATTTAAACATCCCCTTCCGCGAGCCGCTGGCTCCGGTTGATGGCGTGCTTGGTGGACCGTTCCCCGCCATTGATTTCAAGAAGCTCCCGCTTGCGCCACCGGTGGTCAACATCAATGCGAAGACACCGCTTGAGGAGTTGCCCTTCGCCGACCGCGAGGACTTAATCGTCGTCGCCGGCCCACCCGAAACGCGCTACACTGAGGATGATTGGCGGAACCTCGCTCAACTTTGCAATGCAAAGTCTTGGCCTCTACTGGCAGATACGAGCACCGGCTTGCGCGGCCTCGGCGAACATTGCGAGACACTCATTGCCGGCTACGACGCCATCCTGCGCGACGTCGTCAAACGCCACGAGCTACGTCCTGGTGCGGTGCTTTTCGTTGGCCAGCTACCGACGAGCAAAGTGCTACGCAGCTTCCTTCGCGAATGCAGCTTGCTGCCGAGTTGGCGGCTCAGCCCGGGCAAGCTCAACCTCAACTCCAGCTACGCGCCGATCCAGACGATCCCCTTGCGCCCGTCGCAACTTACTTTGTCGGACAAAGTAAAATCACGGACGCCACTCGCGGAAAAGTGGCTCGCCGCCGAGAACGCGCAGCAGCGCGATTTCAAACATTTCTTCCGCGACTGCGGGCACCTGTTCGAAGCCAAGCTCACGCCCGTTCTCGCTAACACGCTGCCCAAAGGCACGCCGATCTTCGTGGCCAGCAGCATGCCGATTCGCGACATCGAATTCTTCTGGCCGATCAACAAGAAGGAGCACGCCTTTACGGTCAATCGCGGTGCCAACGGCATCGATGGCACGCTGTCCACCGCACTCGGCATGGCGCAGGCATCCGGCAAGCCCGGCGTGCTCATCACGGGCGACCTCGCATTCTTGCACGACCAAAATGGCTTGCTGACCGCGCCGGAGTTTACCGGATCGCTGACGGTATTTTTGGTCAACAACAACGGCGGCGGCATTTTTGAAAAGCTGGCAATCTCGGACTTCGAGCCGCCGTTCGAGCGCTTCTTTGCCACGCCGCAAAAGGTGGACTTCGCTAAGCTCGCGGCGGCGCACGGCATTGCGCATCACGCGCCCAAGACCTGGGACGACCTGAAGGCGCTGGCCCGCAAGTTGCCCAAGCAAGGCATCCAGATCATCGAACTCACCACCGACCGCAAGGCCGACATGAAGCAGCGCGGCGAACTGCTCGGCCCGGCATAG
- a CDS encoding isochorismate synthase: MELISPDKFPQRDPQALAKFLLHVRERARQKKHPQLASISLRTKHLDPLAVLQSIYEPAERHFYLERPQAEEAIAGAEAILEEEITGPDRFSIVRAFADHVLENTVCIGDLDAPFSGPHFFTAFTFCDDAEGDDAYFAPATVFIPRWQVARRQGEYVATANLIIEPESDIATLSRKVLAAHAKFGRFDYDELAEDDNPPPSVVDREDVGGEGWFASAVDHALQNIDIEVYRKIVLARAVELKADQPFRPLETLAQLRDRFPSCYAFSFANGEGQSFIGATPERLLRVESGRLFTEALAGSAPRGENVREDARYGSALLSSEKDLREHQYVVEAIIKRLGEVDLVVKPPRGPRLLKLPNVQHLWSPISTELTQDQDILAVASKLHPTPAVGGQPREAARADIARIENFDRGLYAGCIGWFDYHGDGEFVVAIRSALIDGQRARLYAGCGIVAGSDPTRETEETDLKLKPLLDSLQ, from the coding sequence ATGGAACTCATCTCGCCGGATAAATTCCCGCAACGCGATCCGCAGGCGCTCGCGAAGTTTTTGCTGCACGTGCGGGAACGCGCGCGCCAGAAAAAGCATCCACAGTTGGCGAGCATTTCGCTGCGGACGAAACACCTGGACCCGCTCGCGGTTTTGCAGTCCATCTACGAGCCCGCCGAGCGCCACTTCTACCTGGAGCGCCCACAGGCAGAGGAAGCGATTGCCGGAGCTGAGGCCATTCTCGAAGAAGAGATCACCGGGCCCGACCGCTTTAGCATCGTCCGCGCGTTTGCTGACCACGTGCTCGAAAACACCGTGTGCATTGGCGACCTCGATGCGCCGTTTTCCGGCCCGCATTTCTTCACGGCGTTCACCTTCTGCGATGACGCCGAGGGCGACGACGCCTACTTCGCGCCAGCCACCGTTTTCATCCCGCGTTGGCAGGTCGCACGGCGTCAGGGCGAATACGTGGCCACGGCCAATCTGATCATCGAGCCGGAAAGCGATATCGCTACTTTGTCCCGCAAAGTATTGGCGGCGCATGCGAAATTTGGCCGCTTCGATTACGACGAACTGGCCGAAGATGACAACCCGCCGCCCTCAGTTGTCGACCGCGAAGACGTTGGTGGCGAAGGCTGGTTTGCCTCCGCGGTGGACCATGCCCTGCAAAACATCGACATCGAAGTTTACCGCAAAATTGTGCTCGCGCGCGCGGTGGAGCTCAAGGCCGACCAACCATTCCGCCCACTCGAAACGCTGGCCCAACTGCGTGACCGCTTCCCGTCCTGCTATGCGTTTTCCTTCGCCAATGGCGAGGGCCAGAGCTTCATCGGGGCGACGCCCGAGCGACTGCTCCGCGTCGAGTCCGGCCGTCTGTTTACCGAGGCCCTGGCGGGATCCGCGCCACGCGGCGAGAACGTCCGCGAAGACGCCCGCTACGGCTCCGCGCTGCTCTCCAGCGAGAAGGATTTGCGCGAGCATCAGTATGTCGTCGAGGCGATCATCAAGCGTCTGGGCGAAGTGGACTTGGTCGTCAAACCGCCCCGCGGTCCGCGCCTGCTCAAGCTGCCCAACGTGCAGCATTTGTGGTCGCCGATTTCAACCGAGCTCACGCAGGATCAAGACATCCTGGCCGTCGCCTCTAAGCTGCACCCGACGCCCGCCGTCGGCGGCCAACCGAGGGAAGCCGCCCGCGCCGACATTGCACGCATTGAAAATTTTGACCGTGGCCTCTACGCCGGCTGCATCGGCTGGTTCGACTACCATGGCGACGGCGAGTTCGTGGTCGCAATCCGCTCCGCCCTCATCGATGGCCAACGCGCGCGCCTATACGCTGGTTGCGGCATCGTGGCGGGCTCCGACCCGACCCGCGAAACCGAAGAAACGGATTTGAAATTGAAGCCATTACTTGATTCCCTCCAGTAA
- the metG gene encoding methionine--tRNA ligase gives MSKQFYITTAIDYANGSPHIGHAYEKVLTDVIARHRRLSGDAVYFLTGLDEHGQKVQMTAAKEGVAPQEYCDQIAEKFQGLCATLNISNNDFIRTTQTRHKDVVREILQDLFDKGEIYRADYTGFYSKRQEQFLQEKDKVDGEWPEIFGEVEEFSEPAYFFKLSQYQQWLIDFLKSNEDFVFPRFRQKQVLEFLKEPLNDLCISRPKERLEWGIPLPFDEDFVCYVWFDALTNYISAVGYGQDGFEEKWPADFHVIGKDILVPPHAVYWPIMLHAANIPLPKQLLVHGWWNISGEKMSKTLGNVVDPIQLADQVGPDAVRYFFIREMNVGQDSDFSADLLLTRYKTDLGNDLGNLVSRQLNMGGRYADGKVPAATIDEEPEQDLRKAWEDNTAKVIEQYEGFQFHRGLETAWVCIRACNRYLEVRQPWKLAKSEDPTDQQRVLTSLAYVAESLRIAATLLTPVMPTISAQILELIGADAVETYGDLSFKIGTLEGRPLGEKTILFPRIEG, from the coding sequence ATGAGCAAGCAATTCTACATCACCACCGCAATCGATTACGCCAATGGCTCGCCACACATCGGCCACGCGTATGAGAAAGTGCTCACCGACGTGATCGCCCGACACCGGCGATTGAGCGGAGACGCCGTGTACTTCCTGACCGGCCTCGATGAACATGGGCAAAAGGTGCAAATGACCGCCGCCAAGGAAGGCGTCGCCCCCCAGGAATACTGCGACCAGATCGCCGAGAAGTTCCAGGGCCTGTGCGCGACGCTCAACATTTCCAACAACGACTTCATCCGCACCACGCAGACGCGCCACAAGGATGTTGTCCGCGAAATCCTGCAAGACCTCTTCGACAAGGGGGAGATCTACCGTGCGGACTACACCGGCTTCTACAGCAAGCGCCAGGAGCAGTTTCTCCAGGAAAAGGACAAGGTCGACGGCGAGTGGCCGGAAATTTTCGGCGAAGTCGAGGAGTTCTCCGAGCCCGCCTACTTCTTCAAGCTCAGCCAGTATCAGCAGTGGCTCATCGACTTCCTCAAGAGCAATGAGGACTTCGTCTTTCCGCGCTTCCGTCAAAAGCAGGTGCTGGAATTCCTCAAGGAGCCGCTGAATGATCTCTGCATTTCCCGCCCGAAGGAACGCCTCGAGTGGGGCATCCCGCTACCATTCGACGAAGACTTCGTGTGCTACGTGTGGTTCGACGCGCTGACGAACTACATCTCCGCCGTCGGCTACGGGCAGGACGGCTTTGAGGAAAAGTGGCCCGCCGACTTCCACGTGATCGGCAAAGACATCCTCGTGCCGCCGCACGCCGTTTACTGGCCCATCATGCTGCACGCGGCGAATATTCCGCTACCGAAGCAGCTCCTCGTGCACGGCTGGTGGAATATCTCCGGTGAAAAAATGTCCAAGACGCTCGGCAACGTTGTCGACCCGATCCAGCTCGCGGATCAGGTGGGCCCGGACGCCGTTCGCTACTTCTTTATCCGCGAAATGAATGTCGGACAGGACAGCGATTTCTCCGCTGACCTCCTCCTCACGCGCTACAAGACCGACCTCGGCAACGACCTCGGCAACCTCGTTTCGCGCCAGTTGAACATGGGCGGACGCTACGCCGATGGCAAAGTCCCTGCGGCCACCATCGACGAAGAGCCCGAGCAAGATCTCCGCAAGGCCTGGGAGGACAACACCGCCAAGGTCATCGAGCAATACGAAGGCTTTCAATTCCACCGCGGCCTCGAAACCGCGTGGGTCTGCATCCGCGCGTGCAACCGCTACCTGGAAGTGCGCCAACCGTGGAAACTCGCTAAAAGCGAAGACCCGACCGACCAGCAACGCGTGCTCACGAGCCTTGCCTACGTGGCCGAGTCGCTGCGCATCGCCGCCACGCTGCTCACCCCGGTGATGCCCACGATTAGTGCGCAAATCCTGGAGCTGATCGGCGCTGACGCCGTCGAGACCTACGGTGATCTGTCCTTTAAAATCGGCACGCTCGAAGGCCGCCCCCTTGGCGAGAAGACCATCCTCTTCCCGCGTATTGAGGGCTGA
- a CDS encoding 2Fe-2S iron-sulfur cluster-binding protein, with protein sequence MPKVTFEKSGVTADWDAKEDSLLDLAEANGLDLDFGCRAGNCTMCQQKKISGEVEYPFGHGADPDEGHILLCCSVPTSDVVIDA encoded by the coding sequence ATGCCTAAAGTTACTTTTGAAAAGAGCGGCGTCACTGCAGACTGGGATGCCAAGGAAGACAGCCTGCTGGACCTGGCCGAGGCAAACGGGCTCGATCTGGACTTCGGTTGCCGCGCAGGCAACTGCACCATGTGCCAGCAAAAGAAAATTTCCGGCGAGGTAGAATACCCCTTCGGCCACGGTGCCGACCCGGACGAGGGCCACATCCTGCTCTGCTGCTCCGTGCCCACGAGCGACGTCGTGATCGACGCGTAG
- a CDS encoding Smr/MutS family protein has product MDEPEFDDPIELPIDGVLDLHTFSPRDVKELLPAYFEECLARDITQVRVIHGKGTGALREFVHAQLRKIPMVKSFQLAGESGGGWGATIVELKRG; this is encoded by the coding sequence ATGGATGAACCTGAGTTTGACGACCCCATCGAGCTGCCCATCGACGGTGTGCTCGACCTGCACACCTTTTCCCCGCGTGACGTCAAGGAGCTGCTGCCCGCTTATTTTGAGGAATGCCTGGCGCGGGACATCACGCAGGTGCGGGTGATCCATGGCAAGGGAACGGGCGCGCTGCGGGAGTTTGTCCACGCCCAGCTTCGGAAAATCCCGATGGTGAAAAGCTTTCAGTTGGCCGGCGAATCCGGTGGCGGCTGGGGCGCGACGATCGTGGAGCTGAAGCGCGGCTAA